The Paenibacillus sp. 481 DNA window TTGCTTGTCGTCGGCTATTGCCGATCAAGCAAGTTTTTTTTGTGAATAGGGCAAAAATGGTTTGTAAAAACAAAACCCGTCTGCTAAAATAAACCTTAGATTTGTTACAACTTTGTAATTAAATCAGATCTAGTTCTTTCAATTTTGTAATTTATGTACCGTAATCTAGATGTGACATTCCAAAATGCGCCGAATTCCCGTCCACATCCGGGAAACGGGGGAACCAGTCTTTACGGGTGAATTGATCTTGCCGCAAGCAGAGATCATAGGTTACCTTCAACCGAACCCTTCAGCTAACCTCGCAGGCAAGGAAGGGGCTTAACCAATTGAAAAAGAAGCTGGCTACAGCGGTGCTGGGTCTGAGCGTCCTGTTCTCTTTTAGTACAGGCAGCGCATTTGCAGCATCCAAGATGGACAATACGATCGAAGACTTACTAGGAGTTCCGTATTCATACGGAGGTTCGACAACAAGCGGTTTTGACTGCTCGGGCTTTACGAAATACGTATTCGACAAAATGGGCATCGATTTGACTCGTTCCTCTTCCTCGCAATTTGAAGAAGGAGATAAGGTCAGCAAAGATGAACTCCGTCCTGGAGACTTGGTCTTTTTTAACACTAGCGGTAAAGGTGTATCACACGTTGGTATTTTTGTCGGTAACGGCAAGTTTGCTCATTCGGCATCCAACGACGGTGTACGCATCGACAAACTAAGCATGGACTATTATGAGAAGCGCTATTTGGGCGCTCGTCGCGTAATGGCCGAAGAGAAGTTCGACAGTTACGCGAGCTATGCAGTTGCAACTGCACAGAGCGGCAAATAGCATTCATTTCACGTTATAAGCTATTCGTTTATGGGACAAGCTTGGTAAAAGGCGATATTATCGCACTTTACCAGGCTTGTTTTATTTCAGGTTGAACATCGTATAATTCGTATTACCCTTTTTTTCAAAAAGTAACACAAACGCTATCATTCCACACTGCCTAGCAAACAAGCAAAAAGAGAGCCATTCCCCAATCATGGAGAACAGCTCTCTATTTCTTTACGTTTATGGTTTATCGTTAGGCAGCAGCATTATGATTCGATTTCTTGCGGCGCAGCTTCACGATCATCTCATAGACGATCGGTACGATAAGCAGCGTCAGCAGTGTCGAACTGGTCAAGCCACCGATTACCGTCACACCGAGACCACGAGAGATTACGCCGCCGCCTTCCATCCCGATAGCCAGCGGAATTAACGCCCCGATCGTCGCGATCGCCGTCATCAGAATAGGACGGAGACGCGTCGTTGCCGCTTCTAGCAAGGCTTCACGTACAGAATAGCCTTCCTCTTCCTTTTGGATAACACGGTCAATCAATACAATTGCATTCGTCACAACGATACCGATCAGCATCAGCATACCGATAAGTGCAGATATACTAATCGTCTCCCCAGCTATATAGAGAGCCACCATCGCTCCGATAACCGTAAATGGAAGCGAGAACAGGATAGCGAATGGCGCCGCTCCACCGCCGAAAGTGATAACTAAAATCAAGTACACAATAGCGATCGCCGCCAACATGGCAACTCCAAGCTGTGTAAACGATTCTTGAATATCAGCCGTCACACCGCCTGTGGAAATCTCAACACCAGTCGGAAGTTTCATTGCATCTACTTCCTTCTGAGCAGCAGCCGATACTTCGCCAACGTTGGCTCCGTTTATTTTGCCGCTGACATCAAGCACAAGACGACCATTTTTGCGTGTAATCGTATCCGATGTTGTACCTTCGTTCACCTTAACGACTTCAGACACTTTAACCTTGGTTCCAAGAGGAGTCGTCAATTCGCGATTCAACAGGTCATCTACCGACTTCGTCTTTTCTTCTTTCACCTGCAAATATACATTCAGCTCTTCCCCGTCCTTCTCGACGGTTGTTAACACAGGCCGTTCCCGCTGTTGACTGAGCAACATGCCGACATCAGCAGACGTTAGGCCATACTGGCTTAGCTTTTTATGATCAATCGAAAATGTGTATTCTTCATATGCGTCAGATAAACTGGACTGCACATCACTTAGACCTTCTACCTTCGCTAACCGCTTTTCTAAATCAGCTACGACAGGCTTCATTTTGTCCAAGTTATCGCCATATACGAACAACTTCAGGTCGTTGCCACTAAAGCCGCCAGAGGCGAAGTCCATCTGCCCCCACTCACCTTTACTCGTCTTCGCCTTTAGATCCTTCATAACTTGATCTTTCAGCTGTGTAAACTCCGGTGTGTCTGGCTTGTACTTCACGAAAAATAGCGCCTGATTGCGCGCACCCGGACTGAACGGATTCTCGCCACCCACTGAGAACTGCACGACTTCTACATGTTCATCTGCTTGGAAGTACGATTCCGCGACCATGGCCGTATCTTTCACTTCATCCAAAGTCTGACCTGCTTCCGGATTATAGGTCGCAATAATCATCTTTTCTTCTTCCGAAGCTATAAAGCTGACACCAACGAGCGGTGCAAGCATCATACTGCTTACGAGCAGCAACACCGCAATCAATGACGTAATCCCTTTATGGTTCAACGACCACTCAAGTGTACGCTTGTATGCCAAAGCCAAGCGGCCTGGCTTATCTTCGTGATGCTGGTGCTTCTCATGAATACCACGCTTGAACATCTGATGCGCCATCATCGGCACAACCGTAACCGCTACGAGCAGAGATGCAAGCAAAGAGAATACGATCGTCAAACCGAACGGCAAGAACAACTCGCCGATCATGCCCGTTACTAGACCGAGCGGCAAGAAGACCGCAATCGTAACAATCGTTGAAGACATAATTGGCACGAACATTTCCTTCGTTGCTTCACGAATTAAGTCCTTGCCCTTAAGCGTCTCCTGCTTTAAAGACATACGGCGGTAGATGTTCTCAACAACAACGATAGAGTCATCTACGACACGTCCAATCGCGACGGTCATCGCACCTAGTGTCATAATATTGAGCGTAATGTCCAACTGATTCAAAAATAGAACGGCAATGAGTAGTGATAATGGTATCGATATCACTGAGATAAGCGTCGTTCCGATGTTGCGTAAAAACAGCAAAATAATGAGCATTGCGAAGCCTGCTCCAAACAGTGCCTTGCTCAACATCGTGTTCACAGATTTCTCAATTGGTGCGCCTTGATCTGAAGTCGCGATGAAATCCAAATCTGCGTACTTGGCTTCGAAATCCTCAGCAACCGCCTTAACTCCGTTAACGACCTCCACCGTATTGGCATCAGCAGCCTTCACAACTTGCATACCGATGGCTTCCTTGCCATTCGTACGAGAAACCGACTCTGCCTTACCAGTCAACTCAATCGTTGCAAGCTCACTTAGCTTGACTGTCGGCAGCTTGATATCCGCATTAGCAGGAGGCGTCATCTTCGCTGGCTGCATACCAGGAGCCGTTGCGCCCCCAGTAGGCACTCCCGGCCGCTGTCCACTTATGCCAGCTGGTGCGCTTCCTGCTCCAGCTGCTCCTGCAGATCCAGTTGCCCCGCTAATGGCTGCTGGTGAATAAGGAATCTCTAGATTTTTCAATTCTTCTAACGTCGTCAACTTACCGTCAACGACAACTGATTGTTCCTTTGACTCGAAATTGTACAAGCCAAGCGGGAAACGCAAGTTGGACGCTTGCAGCAAGCCACGTACTGCCTGTTCCTGCAAACCGTATTTCGCGAGTTGATCAGCCTTGAATGTCAGCTGAACCTCTTCTACATACTGTCCCGCGACTTGGATGTCAGCAACACCCTCTACCCCTTCTAGCTTAGGTATGATCTCTTCTTGCACCTGCTTCGTCAAGGCCGCTAACGACTGCTTTTCGTTAGCCGCACTTAGCGAAATAACAGGAAATGCACTGAAGCTCATTCGTGAAACTTGAGGAGGTTGTACGCCTTCCGGAAGCTTCAGATCGGACAGAACGCTTTTCACTTCAGCCTCTGCTTTTTCCATATCTGTTTCGAATGTATACATAATCGTGACAGCCGATGCATTTTGGAACGATGAAGAGTCAACGACGTCTACTCCGTTCAAGTTCATGACACGCTGTTCGACCAGTTTCGTGACTTCGTCTGACACTTCCTGCGGTGCAGCACCCGGATAGACCGTTGTCACCGTTACAACTGGTGTCGTAATGTCGGGCAAGGTCTCCATTTTCATATTTACACCGGAAAATATTCCTGCACCAATGACAATAATCGTGATTAGCCATATGGCGAACTTGTTCTTCAAAGAAAAATTAATAATGCTATTCAACTTCTCGCCCCCACTGTTGTTATTAACCTCTGTATGAATAGGCCTATGATTCCCTTTTGACCGACTGGTCATAACAATATAAAATATAACTGACTGGACAGTCATAGTCAACTACACGTTAACGACCTTCGATAAACGATATGATAATCTGTGCAGCACAGGCTATTTACCTTTTCGATAAAAAATGAGTCCATCTGTAAAGCCCATTATTGACGATTATTGCAAACAGGTCATAATGGAGTGAGCGGATACATATGGGAGTGTTATACATGAAGGAAAAAGAAAAACGGATTTTGGAAGCAGGCATGAAGCTATTCGCTCGTAAAGGCGTTATTGCGACGTCCATTCAGGAGATTGCTACCGAGAGTGGTATTTCTAAGGGCTCTTTCTATTTGTACTTTGAGTCGAAGGAAGCGTTGATGCTTGCTATTTTTAACTACTATTACGACCAAATACAAAACCGGATTACCGAAGTCGCTCTCCAATACGAGGAACCGAAGGAACGGTTTATCCAACAGTTGCGCATTCAATTGGAAGAAATCGCAAAGCATAAAGAGTTTATCGTCATCCACGCGCGTGAGCATGCCATCCCGTTCAATGCCGAGATCGCGAAGTTTATACATGCCATGCGTGAGGATGCTTTTACTTTTTACCATAGTCATCTGACAACCGTGTATGGAGAACGTGTAGAGCGCTATGCAACAGATTTGACGATGCTCCTACAGGGCATGCTTCATACGCTTTTGGAGATGATTATTTTACAAGAGGAAGAGCTGGACTTGCATGAGGCAGCAGCTTACCTCGTTCAGCGAGTGGAGCATTTGCTAGAAGGATTCGAGCGGACTGGGGAGAAGACCCTCTTCAAATTGTCCAGTACTAATATGATGTGTCTCTCACTAGGCGCTAGCCCGCAAGATCCTAAGCCGGCACTGCTGCGCGAGCTTCGAATCCTGCTAGACGAAGCATCCCTTACAGCTAATGACGAGCATCTTGTCGTCACACTGGAAGTGCTGCTCGAGGAGCTGTCAGCAAGCGAACCGCGCCAGCCGATCGTGGAAGGCATGCTTTACAACTTGAGGCATTATGACATGATGGAGAAGTTAGTCGAGTCTATCCGCACACTCTTTTGTACTTCTGCTGCTTCCCGTAGCCCCATCAAAAGCTGATAAACGAAGATCGCTCTTCAGATCAGATACACATCTAAAAAAGGTGAAGGAACAGCCTCAACGGACTGATTCCTTCACCTCGTATAGGATGGGGTCATATATACTGTTATGTAATATATGTTCTTAAGAGATATGTCCAATGATTTGCTCGGCAACCTCGTCAGCAGACTTCCCATTTGAATATATCATATGTTTGGCCAACGTCTTATTCGACTTATGCGTTATAAAATGTTCGTTCAGCTCTACTACAGCTGGATCATCAGTAACATGGCGTAATCTTTCATTTAATACCCTTACAGACTCTTCAACATCTTCGCTAGGGAGCAGCAAAAAAATATTCGCATACGGCTGCAACACAGCCTGTACCTGTTGTAGCAGCATCTCATCTTCATAGACAGAGTGTCCCCCGCCAAAGTCAATAATGTGATCAGGGAAGTCGTCTAGTATTCTTTTCACACAGTGAGCTTCAAAAGGCTTCCAATACTGATAAACACCTTTGAACCCCTCTTTCTCGCGGATTTCCTGCTGCTTGTCAGCACTGAACCCGATTTCTTTATAGTATTCAAAACGTATTTCATCAATTGAACGTTGAGGAATATTTAATTTGTTAGAGATGATTTCTGCCACTGTAGATTTCCCTGAGCAAATAGGACCAATTAAAATAATTGTTTTTTGCATGTACCATTTCTCCTTCACTCGTTGTCTGATTGTTGTGTTGTCACTAATATAAACAGTAACAAGCGCGAAATGTTACACTCCAATCAACACGATTTTAAGTTAGTAACTTAACGAAGAGAGGCGAAACCCTTTGATGTTGCATTATCAAGAATACGGTGATACGAGCGCTCCTTTTCTGATGCTATTTTTACATGGTGGTGGAGTGAGCAGTTGGATGTGGGATAAACAAGTTCAGTACTTCACCCATTATCATTGCATTGTACCCGACTTACCTGAACACGGAAAAAGTAACTCCGAAATTAAGTTTTCTATACAAGGTAGTGCAGCAGAATTAATAAAATTAGTCGAAGAAAAGGCAAGAGGAAAGCAAGTAGTTCTAATCGGATTTTCTTTAGGTTCACAAGTAATTATTCAAATGTTAAGTATGAAACCAGATATCATTGATTTTGCCATCATAAATAGTGCTCTAGTTAGACCTATTTCGTACGCTAAAAATTTGATTAAGTCTACGGTTAGATTATCATTTCCATTAATTAAAAATAGATGGTTCTCCAAACTTCAAGCAAAAACATTATATTTAAGTGCCGATCACTTTGAAAAATATTATGAAGAAAACTGCAACATAAAACCCGACACGCTTATTAGAGTATTAGAAGAAAATATGTCGTTTAAAATACCTAATGATTTTAGGAAAACAAACGGAAAAATACTGGTTACTGTAGGTGAGAAAGAAAAAGCCGTTATGAAAAAATCTGCAAAAGATATTGTTGCAACTAGCCCCAATTGTATTGGCGTAATTATACCTGAAATTGGACATGGATTCCCTTTAGCAATGCCTGACTTCTTTAATCAAATGGTAGCTACATGGATACATGAAGGTGGTTTACCAGAAGAATGCAAAATGATCATTTGATATTGGGTGCTACTGCTAAAGGGAGTTTCATTTAAGCTAAAAAGAAAAAACCACACCCTAAATAAGGACATGACTTCAATTCTGTCGATATTGTTTTGGGCTAGTTATCATTGTCATCTTGCATGGGACCCGAGATTCTTTCGTTCTTTCGTACTTCCGTGCTCTCTATCCAACTCAACACGCTTGCCTCGCTGCTAAATGCAAGGGCTGTCGAAATCATGATTTTAACTGCCTTCTCATTGCTTTCATTAAGGTATACTCGACAAAACTTTTCGTTATACGATGTTTCTCGTGGAACAATTGTCTAATTTCGTAACATCATGGTTCGCATCTTTAGCCTGCTCTTTCGCCTGTTGTTGCTGCGAGAACTCCTTTTGTGGCTGCTGTGCTGTATGTTGCATGACTGGCATTTTATTTAAAGGATAAGAAGATACGCTAGCTTGGGCTGACGCTGATGAAGACATCAATAGCAGCATTAACGATGACCATCCGACTACGCTCAATGATTGTTTCACTTATTAATCGCCTCCAGTATTCGGTCGTCTTACAAATAATATAACGACCGAACCTGAAGTCTAACTGAAATATCCGTAAAGATTCACTCATGTGTGAATGACTTGTCCGGCTGTCTCTCCTGTTCATTCTTAATACGTTTCCTTGATAGGCGCATCGCAGAGACGGAAGCTACTTACGACAAATCTTAATTCCAAAACCCACCGTCCGAATGGATGATTTGCCCCGTTATCCACTGAGCATCATCACTCGCCAAAAAACCAATTAACTTCGCCGCATCATCTGGCTGCCCTATTCTTCCCATCGGGAACTTCGGCAATAAGAATTGCTTAATGCTATCATCCATCCATCCCGAATCTGTTGGTCCAGGATCAACGGCATTAACAGTGATTTTTAATGAGGCAAGTTCTGCTGCCAAGGAAACAGTAAATGCTGAAATCGCGCCTTTGGTAGCCACGTATGCCAGATTTCCCGGCATTGGGCCTTTGTCTTGTCCGGAAACTAAATTAATAATTCGTCCGCCAGCACCTGTATTCAACCTCCGCGCAAACTCCACGGAGAGCATACAAGTCCCTACTATATTTACATCGCAATGAGCACGAAGAATGTCTGTACTTAGCGTTTGAAAGTCAACTTCTTCACAGTGAGTTGCGTTATTCACCAATATATTCGGTGTGCCTAGCAACTGTTGAACCTCATCTAACAAACGCACCGGAGATAACGAATTCGCTAAATCCAATTCCATAGATTCAACCCGAACCCCATATGTACGAAGTTCCGCAGAAAGTAGCGCTGGCCACTCATTTTCAGCACCATGCGGCTGATGTTGATCGTAATTACACCAGTACGTAAAAAAGACATCTGCTCCCTCGCTGGCAAGCGCACGCGCTATTGCGCTCCCTATTCCTTTACTGCGACTCACTCCTGTAATAATTGCGATCTTCCCTTGTAAACGTAAACGATTCATCTATTTATCCTCCTGTAAGTGGGAGGCGCAATGATATGGGTTAATGGACGATGCATACTCCCCATAAAAAAAGCGGACACAAAGGTGTCCGCGCGGGTTCTATAACTCATCAACCTTGCGTCCCTCGTAATGGTAAAAGAAAGCACACTACTCCCTTGGTTTGTCGGGCTAGTGTTCTATCCAATTGACACCATTACAAGATTCCTGCCATAGGTTGACTCTCCTTTCAAACATCTCCACAGCAATATTATCACCAGCCATGCTTGTGGTCAAATTTTCTTGGTAGCGCTTACTATAAAATTATAGTGACCGCCTTCAACTACTCATTTACAGCATCGCGGGAGGCCTCCCTCACCATATCGGGTACACAAACACCATTTTATCAGCCCAAAAAATCTGATCACGATACTTCTTTAGCTTAGGATCGATGTGCATATCCCTTCTGCGTTTATGTTCATTAAGCACCAGAACCAGATCAAATTCTTCTCCGTACAGATTAAGTACCTAAATATCTGTAATATGTGCGTTCCGGCTGCTCCCTTCGATCACTTTTTGCAAAAATGCATGACTTAAGCTCTTATGATTCGGATGCGTGTATATGGTTAAGACCTTCATTGTTTCCCCCATTACTTATCATTTGATAATTAGTTTGTTATCGTTTCAGTAAGAGGTTCGCCCTATGAAAAAAGAGGTCCTTTTCCAAAAAATTATGGCCTTCTCGGCTTCCGTGCATGGAGTGACACATGAATTGACTAGAAATATTAAGCCGGAGGACATTAGCAGGGCTTTGGATGTGCTTCAATCCAAAGTGTTTTTGTGCAGATAGGTGATTCTGTCACTATCAAGGGATCTGAACCAACATCAAAAGGCATTCCTACTGAGGGACTGCTTTCAGGCTGTCGATAAAGCCAAATCAGTTCTTAACGGTTGCCACAGTGGCTATATCACCAGATTTACCTCGTTTTGATTTCTAACGTTTATAGGTGAGCTTATTTCTCCAAATTCATTCAACATCCAGCTGTTTTCATCGTAATAAGCGCCATCATAACCGTTACATGTTGAATGGGCTCATATTCGCTGAAATAACAACTGTGGCGACCGTTAGGAGAGGAGGCACCGTGAATCAGCTGACCACCTACGGTTAGGGTACAAGGGATCAACTGACTATCAACCGATAAGTGCGAAGCTGCTTGCCGTTTTCTCAATGAAGAGAAACCCTCGTCCTAACAAACAGAGGTTTCTCGACAAGCTGAAGGCACTCCTACTGGGGGGTGCCCCGATTAATGCGAATACATTTCATAAAGCACGTGACATTTTTCCAAATGCTCAATTGAAAGAAGTATACTCACAGACCGAAAGCGGACAATTCATCAGTTTCTTATCGATAAACCAATGTTATATGGATGGAAAGTTGCATCGCCTTTTATCCGTTGGAAATCCATCCGACATTGCACAGTGGGGCCAGACACCTTTTGAAGTACGTATCGTTGATGAATCAGGTCATGAAGTCAAACAAGGAGATACAGGCGAAATTATTTACAGAGGCGAACAGATGATGCTTGGATACTGGAACAATGCTGAGGAAACGGAAAAAGCTATTCGCAATGGTTGGCTTTACACCGGGGATATAGGGAAATTTGATGAAGACGGCTATTTATATCTCTTGGATCGAAAAAAGGACATGATCATCGTAAACGGTTCAAATGTTTATTGTGCTCAAGTTGAAGAAATATTAAGTCAACACCCTCCAATTCACGAGGTAGCTGTAATTGGAACACCTCTGCCAGACGAAGGCGAAGAAGTAACTGCTATAGTCATCCTGAAAATAGATTCAACACTCACCCTTAGTGAGCTGGAACAGTTTTGCCTTCAACAAATAGCCGCTTATAAGATTCCTACCCGCCTAGAGATTGTAACTGACCTTGCTAGAACATCTGTTGGAAAGTTGGACAAAGCCACAATTAGAAAACAATTTTGGCAGGGAAAAACACGATTGATCAACTGATTTTGGTTGATTCCGAGGTGAATGAAGACTTGCCCATGGCGCACACATGCCACACCAATGTAAAAGCACATCGCCCAAAGCATTTAACGCTTGTGGCGATGTGTTTTTTATTTACTTACTACTACCAAGTCTAATGCCCAAATTACTCTTCGCCCGTCGCCACCGGGTTCTCCTTATACGACACCCAATCGCTCCAGCTACCCGCATATAGCTTTGCATCCGTATAGCCTGCTTGCCACAATGCAAGCACATTCGGGCAAGCCGTCACCCCGGAGCCGCAGTACACAATAATGTCCTGCCCCTCCGACTTAAGCCCTGTGCCATCTAGCACCGCCCGCCAACGCTCCGCCTGTGCCTCAGGCGCGAACCAGCGCCCACTATCGTCAAACCCATTGCGCCAAAACTCATTTTTAGCGCCTGGGATATGCCCCGCTACCGGATCGATCGGCTCCATCTCACCCAAATAACGCGGCTTCTCACGCGAATCAATGAGGACAACGCCCTCACGACCCAAGCTTTCCCGTACCTCATCCATATGTACGACCAGTTCCTCCCGAATCTGCGGCTCATATCGCCGCACCCGCACCTGAACCACCGTCTGCTCCGCCGTCACAGGATACCCAAGCTGCGCCCACTCACTAAACCCACCATCCATGATGTACACTTCTCCATCATGGCCCATATATTGCAGCAGCCACCATAGGCGGCTTGCCATGGCGCCCCCTTGGTCATCATATGCGATGACCGTCGTGTCACGGCCAATACCGCGCTCGCCAAGCGTCACTGCCAGCGCTTCCGGCTGCGGCAGCGGATGCCGACCGCCATGCTCCGCACGAGATGACGACAAATCGCGGTCTAGATCAAAATAGACCGCCCCCTCAATATGCCCCTCTTCGAACGCCTGCTGCCCACGCGCTGGCTCCCCTAGCCAAAAGCGGCAATCCGCAAGCACGAAATCATTTTCGCGATTCAAAATAAGTTCCTTTACTTCTTCCATCCCGATAATCCATGTACGCTGCGCCATTCATTACCCCTCCACTTTTTCAAAAGATTAAAAAGAATCAGAAGATAATCAACTTGTCCTTGAATGGACAATAATGACATAATAAAAATGTGTGATCACTTGCTATTACACTATTCTTTAAATCACCCGCCAGCATAACAACGAACAAAGGAGAATATGAATATGTCTAGCTCAAACGATAACACTCAAAATAAAGCGACTGATGCCGTAAACATCGCTCCCGCTACAACGATAACTTTCCCTGTCTACTCCATTACCGCCATGAGCGAACAAGATGCCGCTACTATCTGCACTTGGAAATATGAGCCGCCTTACGACTTATATAACTTCTCCCCATGGGAGGACATGCAAGCAGAAGGCGAAGAGTTCGGAGACCCTATGCTGCGCCAACAACAATATGTATCGGTACGCGATGAGGCTGGACAACTAGTCGGCTTTGCCCAATTTTTCCCGATGCTTGGTGTCACTCGTCTTGGACTCGGAATGCGGCCCGATCTAAAAAATAAAGGCAACGGCGCCGAATTCGTGCGCACCATCGTTGAAGAGGCGATCCGCCGTACACCTACGAATGAAATTGATTTAGAAGTACTAACTTGGAATGAACGTGCAACACACGTATATGAAAAAGTAGGTTTTGGTATAACCGATACGTATGAGCGCCCTACACCGTGTGGAACCGGAACGTTTCACTGCATGGTTTTTCAAAAATGAGGATGTTTATCGTTTAATGTTTACCTATTGTGAGGATTACAAATTACAAAATGCAAATTACAAAAAAGGAAATGCGGAATGTGAGTGCTGCCATACATGCCGTTCTCACATTCCAATCCATCTCCTCATTAAGACTCGTGTAGCTGTACAGTAGCAACCGTATCGCTTTCAACTACAATCTCAATTACATGAAACTGTGGATCGTATTGAACGCTCCCACTTCCAACAAACACGAGACGCTCTTGTCCTAAACCGTAGAACAAATCATCAGCCAGAGCTTCCAGTACTTCACCGCGCCCAGACTCACCAAGCTCTTCCCACTCTTCAGCCGTCATATCAAAGCTTGTATATCCATCAGGGATACGACCAACCGCTGCTGCTAACTCATCTAAAATAAGTTTGTAAGGTCTGCCAAACGAAATAGCCATGAATGCCGCTCGCTCCCTATCCAATATTGTTGTTTTATTGTATCATATTGAGGCAAATTATTTCCAAGTTCTTGAACCAACTTCAAAGAAGGAGCGTTTGCACATATGGAACTTACGATCGGTGAAGTCGCCAAATTTTCTACATATTCGATTCGAACTTTGCATTATTACGATGAGATCGGGCTGCTTACCCCATCAATCCGCACCGAAAGTCAGCACCGTCTTTACACCCAAAAGGATGTATTTAAGCTTCAACAAATTCAAGTTCTTAAGCAGTTAGGATTTAAACTAAAAGAAATTCAAGAAATCATGAAAAGTAGCGACAACGATTGGTCCCACACGATTTCCAACCAACTCCAATCGATTGAATTGCAGCAGAGCAAGTTAGAAATGATGAAAAAAGGGCTTATCGCGCTCCAGCAAACGATTGTCATCGAGGGAGAACTGAATTGGGAGATCTTGTTGCAATTGTTCAAAATGTCTTCCATCACAGCTGAGGAACGACAATCACTGGTTGACAGCTACTTTAATAACCATGAACAACAAATACTTAAACAAAATTTACCTACGATGGACGATCAGAAATGGATACGCGTGGTACAGGACATTAAGCAAATCCAACATCTTAAGCCCGATCATCCAGAGGTTCAGGCTATCATGGATACATTTATTGAGATGTCTGACGCGTTGTTCCAAGGCGATGAAGAACTAATGAAGAAATTTTGGGAAGTACGTAGAGACCAAGAACGGGCGAACCACATGAACTTGTACCCCTTTGAGCCAGAGCTTATTGCATTTATTGAACAAGCTCTTGAAGTGTGGGAGCAGCA harbors:
- a CDS encoding sulfurtransferase, producing the protein MAQRTWIIGMEEVKELILNRENDFVLADCRFWLGEPARGQQAFEEGHIEGAVYFDLDRDLSSSRAEHGGRHPLPQPEALAVTLGERGIGRDTTVIAYDDQGGAMASRLWWLLQYMGHDGEVYIMDGGFSEWAQLGYPVTAEQTVVQVRVRRYEPQIREELVVHMDEVRESLGREGVVLIDSREKPRYLGEMEPIDPVAGHIPGAKNEFWRNGFDDSGRWFAPEAQAERWRAVLDGTGLKSEGQDIIVYCGSGVTACPNVLALWQAGYTDAKLYAGSWSDWVSYKENPVATGEE
- a CDS encoding class I adenylate-forming enzyme family protein, giving the protein MKRNPRPNKQRFLDKLKALLLGGAPINANTFHKARDIFPNAQLKEVYSQTESGQFISFLSINQCYMDGKLHRLLSVGNPSDIAQWGQTPFEVRIVDESGHEVKQGDTGEIIYRGEQMMLGYWNNAEETEKAIRNGWLYTGDIGKFDEDGYLYLLDRKKDMIIVNGSNVYCAQVEEILSQHPPIHEVAVIGTPLPDEGEEVTAIVILKIDSTLTLSELEQFCLQQIAAYKIPTRLEIVTDLARTSVGKLDKATIRKQFWQGKTRLIN
- a CDS encoding GNAT family N-acetyltransferase codes for the protein MSEQDAATICTWKYEPPYDLYNFSPWEDMQAEGEEFGDPMLRQQQYVSVRDEAGQLVGFAQFFPMLGVTRLGLGMRPDLKNKGNGAEFVRTIVEEAIRRTPTNEIDLEVLTWNERATHVYEKVGFGITDTYERPTPCGTGTFHCMVFQK
- a CDS encoding MerR family transcriptional regulator: MELTIGEVAKFSTYSIRTLHYYDEIGLLTPSIRTESQHRLYTQKDVFKLQQIQVLKQLGFKLKEIQEIMKSSDNDWSHTISNQLQSIELQQSKLEMMKKGLIALQQTIVIEGELNWEILLQLFKMSSITAEERQSLVDSYFNNHEQQILKQNLPTMDDQKWIRVVQDIKQIQHLKPDHPEVQAIMDTFIEMSDALFQGDEELMKKFWEVRRDQERANHMNLYPFEPELIAFIEQALEVWEQQNPVPEPAASM